Proteins encoded in a region of the Salmo trutta chromosome 34, fSalTru1.1, whole genome shotgun sequence genome:
- the trak1b gene encoding trafficking kinesin-binding protein 1 — translation MTKTYNDIDAVTRLLEEKERDLELAARIGQSLLKKNRTLTEQNDYLEVQVGHITEEVAQLHHELNLKDELLQFYTNASEESEEDSTTGSPTSKRSKLLGVSGFGADSMQRKLRDLEEENLSLRSEACNLKTETETYEEKEQQLVNDCVKELRQSSLQINTIAEELARKTEDAMRQQEEITHLLSQIVDLQKKAKSYAVENEELSQHLGAAKDAQRQLTVELTDLDDKYSECIEMLHEAQEELKYLRNRNHPAGTPRRFHPLGLYPMDSLAAEIEGTMRKEMSLDDPECEEQKVHHKRVFETVKNINQMVRQRSPIPSNANIPGSNQASSLSSAHSSGRTTPMAGSISWDVRGDGVALDNRQQSMLMESAADNQDSVDARAKKAAGVEDLRLALRRLSLRRQNNLSERRFFEEERGRRRGGGGVAQDGGGQGGGMTPSDSIMSLGSLHLWASRPYLPDKLQIVKPLEGSATLHHWQQLAQPHLGVILDARPGVVPKGFRPLELELEQVYPWGGFEEDEPGEQYFQSLPTSSASASPALPPQPHPPHPSTPPSHLASPSTPSPSPHLSNTDPAAVYYPGKCMAHTSSTYTFTTCRILHPTDELTRVTPSVNPGMSSSSCVMTSSILATPAATPCHTPRRMSLLRPSESSTNLREATRTTSTSLGLVRLLQERGISAAMYHHQTQGWDRAGGPGVGSGGVLFSTSITPNLHPAPHPDSLRPSTPPNSPTGHDPPSSGTNTPAGFDFKSPSYDNFLASKPARSILKEVAGGIGSSRSRRQQRGRDCESQTDVSVTVHNLNLVDKVRRLGVAGCPPGSGGVTGGPSPLLGPLGGLRRPGSPFGPEGMRRNRSYPAMVGASMAMKGPGPQEDSELLLPPNKMHKEKSLK, via the exons ATGACGAAGACCTACAATGACATCGATGCTGTCACACGTCTgctggaggagaaagagagggacctGGAGTTGGCTGCTCGGATCGGCCAATCCCTGCTCAAGAAGAACAGAACGCTCACAGAGCAGAATGACTACCTGGAGGTACAGGTGGGACACATCacagaggag GTGGCCCAGCTGCATCATGAGTTGAACCTGAAGGATGAGTTGCTGCAGTTCTACACCAATGCATCAGAGGAGAGTGAAGAGGACTCTACTACTGGCTCACCCAC GAGTAAGCGGAGTAAGCTGCTGGGTGTATCAGGGTTTGGAGCTGACTCTATGCAGAGGAAACTCAGAGATCTGGAGGAAGAGAACCTATCTCTTCGCTCAGAGGCCTGTAATCTgaagactgagactgagaccTACGAGGAGAAGGAACAACAGCTGGTCAACGACTGTGTTAAAGAACTCA gACAGTCCAGTCTGCAGATAAACACCATAGCGGAGGAGTTGGCTCGGAAGACCGAGGACGCCATGCGACAGCAGGAGGAGATCACACACCTGCTCTCTCAGATAGTTGACCTACAGAAGAAAGCCAAGTCG tACGCAGTGGAGAATGAGGAGCTCTCTCAGCACCTAGGGGCAGCTAAAGATGCCCAGAGACAACTCACAGTCGAG CTAACAGATTTGGATGATAAGTATTCAGAGTGTATAGAGATGCTCCATGAGGCTCAGGAAGAGCTGAAGTACTTGAGGAACAGAAACCATCCTGCTGGAACACCACGTAGATTCCACCCTCTGGGTCTCTACCCTATG GACTCCCTGGCAGCAGAGATAGAGGGGACGATGAGGAAGGAGATGAGTCTGGACGACCCTGAGTGCGAGGAACAGAA GGTGCACCACAAGCGTGTGTTTGAGACAGTGAAGAACATCAACCAGATGGTCCGACAGCGTTCTCCAATCCCGTCCAACGCCAACATCCCGGGATCCAATCAGGCGTCGTCTCTTAGCTCCGCTCACTCAAGTGGCAGGACCACGCCCATGGCTGGTAGCATTAGCTGGGATGTCAGAGGTGACGGCGTCGCCCTTGACAACCGACAACAGAGCATGCTCATGGAGTCAGCAGCAGACAATCAGGACAG TGTGGACGCCCGTGCTAAGAAAGCAGCTGGTGTTGAGGACCTGAGGCTGGCGTTACGCCGCCTGTCCCTGCGTCGCCAGAACAATCTGAGCGAGAGACGCTTCttcgaggaggagagaggaaggaggagaggtggaggaggagttgCGCAGGatgggggggggcaggggggcgGGATGACCCCCTCAGATAGCATCATGTCTCTGGGGTCATTACACCTGTGGGCCTCCCGACCATACCTCCCCGACAAACTACAGATCGTTAAACCCCTGGAag GCTCTGCGACCCTTCACCACTGGCAGCAGTTGGCTCAGCCCCACTTAGGAGTGATCCTGGATGCTAGACCTGGGGTTGTACCTAAAGGCTTCAGGCCTCTGGAACTAGAGCTGGaacag GTGTATCCATGGGGTGGTTTCGAGGAGGATGAACCAGGAGAGCAGTACTTCCAGAGTCTCCCCACCTCCTCAGCCTCCGCCTCCCCCGCCCTCCCCCCTCAgcctcaccctcctcacccctctaccCCCCCCAGCCACCTCGCCTCACCCtcaaccccctctccctcccctcacctAAGCAACACTGATCCTGCAG CGGTGTACTACCCAGGTAAATGCATGGCCCATACCAGCTCTACCTACACCTTCACTACCTGTCGTATCCTACACCCAACTGACGAGCTGACCCGCGTCACACCCAG tgTTAACCCCGGCATGTCCTCGTCATCCTGTGTGATGACATCATCTATCCTGGCCACTCCCGCTGCCACGCCCTGTCACACACCCCGCAGGATGAGTCTACTACGACCCTCTGAGTCCTCTACCAacctcag GGAAGCCACACGTACCACCAGTACCTCTCTGGGATTAGTGCGTCTTCTGCAGGAGAGAGGCATCTCTGCAGCCATGtaccaccaccagacccagggctgggacagggctggcggGCCCGGAGTGGGGAGCGGAGGGGTGCTATTCAGTACATCTATCACCCCTAACCTCCACCCAGCCCCCCACCCCGACTCCCTCCGCCCCTCCACTCCCCCCAACTCCCCCACAGGACACGACCCCCCATCCTCGGGGACCAACACCCCCGCGGGCTTCGACTTCAAGTCTCCTTCCTATGACAACTTCCTGGCCTCCAAGCCAGCACGGTCCATTCTGAAGGAAGTAGCGGGGGGGATTGGGAGCAGCCGGAGCAGGAGgcagcagagggggagagactgTGAGAGCCAGACAGATGTTAGCGTCACAGTTCATAACCTCAACCTGGTGGACAAGGTGAGGCGCCTGGGTGTGGCTGGGTGTCCTCCAGGATCAGGGGGTGTAACCGGGGGACCAAGCCCCCTCCTGGGGCCTCTGGGTGGGCTACGGAGGCCCGGGTCGCCCTTTGGACCAGAGGGGATGAGGAGGAACAGGAGTTATCCAGCTATGGTAGGGGCCAGTATGGCGATGAAGGGCCCGGGGCCCCAGGAGGACTCAGAACTACTCCTGCCTCCTAACAAAATGCATAAAGAGAAGAGCCTCAAGTAG